The following nucleotide sequence is from Bactrocera oleae isolate idBacOlea1 chromosome 2, idBacOlea1, whole genome shotgun sequence.
CTTTACTTTCCTTTTCCGAACTGTTTCcgaactgttttttattttactttatttctatTAGGTTATCTGTCAAAAAATCAATCTGTCATTCATTCCAACTATGTCGGATTTTTATTAATTGCACACTTTGGAGAATGCCCCACTTAAGATTAATCAGAATATTtttacagatatacatatgtatgtctttataaataaaaaatacctaTACATAAATTTCAAAGTAATGTACATACAAGTGTTTCAACGCTATGTTTATATGTAGACAGTATCCATTACCAGTCTGCTGACTTACAGCTGTGCAAGATCAACAACAAATTCGGCAACAATGTTGCAGCCgattttttatcacaaaagaaaaaacagaaataaataaacaaaagttaaaCGACAACTTCATTTCTAATGAAAATACGAGCGATTTGAGTAAATAAACTTTATGAGATATGCAAAGACTTCTAAGAGGAGAACTTGCGTGGGCTGATTGAACGTGCTCGCCTTCTcagtgatatacatatgtacatatgtatgtatgttggtactATTCTGCTTAACTTTGTGCACAATTTGTGTCTGATTGAGCATATACTCCTCCGCTGAAATGTCGAGTGATGAAAAAAGCAGTATATTTAAAGGTCTACCATTGTCTGTTGAAAACCGACTCTTACCAGAAAAACTTAATTATAAttagaatataatataatctaatttttataattagaagTCTACGGCaattaatattatagttttctttataaattaaattacacttttttataacaatattcgaacataaatttaattctcTTTTAGCCTTATATAACACCCACAAAGCAACCGGCCGATTCCACGCACTACCCTTCACAACAAAACGCTACGATCATTCAAGACGTAGCCGGTACGTTTACACAACTCACCGAAAACGAAAATGCGAACATGACACCTATGTCGCTTGCGAAAACCCTACTTACACCACCTTCTAGTGACCAGTTGCCCACAGCAAATAATAGAAAACATAGTCTCCATTCAACTACACAAACGCTCAATCCTGAGCCAACACAGCAATCTGTTGGCGTAACTGGCCTTGCTGGCACTTCAGCCATAATGAGTCTGAACACCGTCGGCAGTTTAGATGCCTTCCTGCAAAATGAAGAGAATCTCAAAAATCTGCGCAAAGTCTCGTCTTATTTGGAGTGTGAGAATGCGCTTTGTCGGCAAGAGAATCTACGTGAACATTTCCATTGTTTCGATGAGCCTTGTCAGGGTAAGATATTGAGTAAGAAAGATGATATAATTCGACACTTGAAATGGCATAAGAAACGCAAAGAGAGTTTGTTACTTGGTTTTGCACGTTTCTCCGCCTCGGATGACTGTGAGCCTGCTTATGGTGCCGGTTGTACATATTGTTGGAAGCAAACACATTATCATTGCGTCTACGAGGACTGCCCGAAGGTTTATGTAAGCACGAGCGATGTGCAGATGCATGCAAATTTCCATCGCAAAAACTCGGAAATCGTGCAAGAAGGTTTCCGACGCTTTCGCGCACACGAAAATTGCAAAATCGAAGACTGTCCATTCTACGGCAAGAAGACGTCGCATTACCACTGCTGCCGTGAAGGTTGCAATCACACATTCAAGAACAAGGCTGATATGGGTAAGTGATGGACGAAGAGCAAATGATAACTGATGGTGCCTGTTAAGtcattaaaatctaatttttaatggtttttaattatattttccagATAAACATAAGTCTTATCATCTGCGTGACTATCAGCTCACGCAGGATGGCTTCAAGAAAATACTAAAGACCGAGGCTTGCCCTTTCGATGGTTGTAAATTCTCCACCGTCTGCAATCACATTCATTGTGTGCGCGAGGGCTGCACCTATATTTTGCACTCAAGCAGTCAAATGATCAGTCATAAACGCAAACATGATCGTCTCGATGGTGAGCAGGCCTATCAGAATTTCAAGAAACTGAAGGACTCCAGCGGTGAGGATTCACCAGCGTCGAGCGCCACGACACTCGCGGCGACCAATACCGTAGCTACTGCGAATATAACCACGCATACTACCACACCTTTGTCTTCGCTCAGCGCAGATCGCTTTTTGGCGCGAAAACGTGGGCGTCCACCAAAGAAAATTGTAAGTGAAATgatatatttttcgatttaattttttattgtcttctCAATTTATAGGAATTGCCCGTTAAGACTGAGCCAACCAAGCGCATCAAGTTGGAGCCGAACACTGAGCAATTGGCTGCCTCTGCTGCTGCTAACGCACAACTTGCTAACAACAATGTTCCCAACAACACACAAATGCCCAGTGCTGCTGCGGGTCTGTTCCCACCACCCTTCCTGTCCAACTTCAATGCTGCCACTGCAGCCGCAGCCGCGGCAGCTGCTGCACAGAGCATGCAAATGCAGGATCCCAATACGCCAAATATGCAGTTGACCCATCTGATGGCGCTTTTCCAGCTACAGAATCCACTTTTCTACCAAAACCTTTATCCAGGTGGTATGCCAGCGAATATGGCAAACATGTTAGGTGCTGCGGCGATAGCTGGTGTAATGCCACCCGCATCCGGTCTGTATGGTAATATGTCGGCTTTTAGTGGGCCGTCGGGTGCGACCATCAAATCGGAATATGGTGAGAAGCAGCAACAGTACAAGGAGTGAATGTGAGTTGCTTACAAGGAGTTTGTTGAATAGGTTATGGCGACAGGGGTCGCCTACAGCAAATTACTTTGGGAAACTTGTCGCGTTATagtatgcaattaaatttgcacGCCGTGTTTTGGATATGATGGGTCCTCAAAGGGTTATCTGTTAGTTGTTTTGGCAATCCGATGACATTAACTGTACCGTATAAGTTGACGGTTTAAAAGCTTCAGTGCAAGTTATTGCAAGAGCTTTAGCACTTTCGTCCATTAGAATGGATGATAGGCGCTTCCAGCAATTCGACTCAACGTGTTTGTATAGGGACATTTTTACAACATTCACATAGAGAAAGCTTAGTGGAACATACATCGTTTGTACAATAATTTATACGTTTTGAGGGACTATAAAATTCGTTTCAGtttccgaaaatattttattttagttgcttTTCCAGCGAAATTTGAGTTTGTAGGAAGCAAAAtatggattttttttaatttatagattAAACTCATTTCGTTTCCATAATAATTAATTGTGCATGGCTTATATAGGAAAAGTTATAGCTTTATTTAGGAAAAAGCTTCTTTggcaacttttttaaaattgtgcAAGCTCATCATTTAAAGCTTCAAGCTTCAATGGTAGTTGTTATACAATTTGAAAAGCTGACAAAAAACCTTTTTGGGTGTTCTGTTTGTCTTCCGGAATAAAATTGATAGTGTttgaaagtatatacatatatacatatatgacattTTTGTACCTTAGAagacatttgttttgacaggttgacttttttttaaattattttaaaaaaatccgtaaaaaatcaaaataaattaaataaaaatatttgcagcaaatacttttattttttatagatatcaataaattatttttaataaaaaattaaacgaacAAATTATAACTGTGATtttcttattgttattgtaaataaatagtaaaaaataataatgtattcatatgtcatttatattaaattataatattaaaaatattttaatgtgtttCAAAAtcatacttaaaaataataataataaatacatatattgttaaCTAATctggtaaaaaatatttttttcttacttaaatataatatgtatttaaagaGGTGGCGATCCTTCTCAAAAATGGTCACTCTTTCAgtaacatatagtatatatatatatatatgtatgtatatatatatagtatatatatatatatagtatgtatatatatatatacaaaggtCACGCTAAGGGTCAAAGCACTTTCATGTGACCATTATTTACCTGCGAAATGACATGATTATGATATGTTAGAATATTTCCCATTAAAAAGCATTAATTAAACATCAAATAAAATATCTgcgtaaaatatgcaaattttgatttaaaagtgTTCGAAATGGGTTCCATTCCACCAAATACCGCACGTGTGCGCCTTAGTACTTACGGTCGTTCATactatagcaataaaattaaattcgcATCTTTCCAGACATTAATTATGTAATTTTGTGACACAAATAGATGAAATAGATCTGAAGTAAATCtaagttttgttttcaaatcttaaaaacatatatctataatttttaataaaacacttttaagtagttttttatacatttttattcaatagCTGCAATTGCTTTCAGTGAACTACATAATAAAtagaatttatttagttttagtttttgtatttagttaaacaaataattatgcTGCTCcgcaattaaatacatatagcaatttttattttactgagACATTTCCATAATATAACTGTATatctgtatttatgtgtgtatatttgtgagCATATAAATTTAAccatttttaagcattttataaAACCTTGAAAAGTAGGTATTCGAAAGTCGGATACAAATATActagtatatataagtatttgtgAAGAATTGCAGCAGAGCGCATATTTGGGCACTACACTCCTACACTACTACACACTATGcaagcatatacacacatacatatgtatgtatgtatacacttaTGTACATTTAAGTCACGGCTATGCTTTTGGTACTTGCAAATTACATTACTAAACTagaaattacaatatattataatttactttTGATTACATATGtgattacattttatttaaaaaaattataacaagcgctagtaaataaacaaaaaattgatatatatatgcatgtgattatacaaatttatgcacGAGCTTATGCTAAGAGAGATTATACGTAAACATTTTTGTGTACTTTTATAAGTATTTGTAGCTAATCAAGCGGGTAATTTGCAACTACAATTTGAATAtaagtttttcaataaatttttcttttctaatcACAACGTAACACATATAAGCAAGCTATACATTTATCGTtagatgtattttattttttaatgtttgcttaagtacttatgtaaatatttactgcATGTATAAACGAGTATATGCATGGCATTAACGCTCGAATTatttgtttcaataaaaaaaattgcaaatagaaatgaaaatagaaaattatgcaATATAATCGCGCATACATAGACATAAATTATCTTCGaataagaatctatataaatatttgtaaattactAACCATTTGCTTacacttaattatttatttctataaactaaaaaaacaatGCTAAATTAATATACCTTTTTTGTAAGCTTTTAAAcatatcaaattatatttttaaatttgttcgctaaaaactaattttgaaaaataataacaaagctAAGTTTTAATAATTATGTTTTGTTTCCCCACAAAGTAAGCAAGCTAATTAtctaagtaaataattttttttaaattctggtTTAGCATatgaagagaaaaaataaaattctctcTATTTGCATAAATTGGGACTTAGCGAagcgaattttaaaatatttatattttttttaattaatacattactataagtatacatacataattcaaTCACTATATTCACATGACACAAGCGATTTTGGTTAttaattattatcattatttttaaattacagaaaaatcatatatgaaaactgaaaaatagCTATAAGGAACTTATATCTTAATCTTTTCAAAACAGCAAAACTGTACTTTACCGAATGCGAGTCGTCATTCTTACACAGGGTCGATTGACTCGTGACTAGCCTCAAAATATGTTCAATACATGCGAAATATAACAATATATCGACtttaatgaatatatgtatataactttctgaccaaaatttacatactttttttagaaactataaaaaaatcaaaaacaaccaaaaaaaattttttttattaaaaattatgtaaaaaaaattttataaaaaaaaagtatataaaaaaaacaaaagaaaaaaaactaaaaaaagattttagtataattaaattttacttacaagtaatagtaatatttatatttttgtaataactgTTGACTTTCTGTAAGGACAACTTTGGTAGAAATACATATACTGGAAAaaccaatattaaaaaaaaggtacaggaaattatatatgtacatacattaaccgaaataatttataattatcatCAAAAGGTTAGCGGTTACATTTCAACGCTGacgttcatatacatacatatatttgtctaaatacatattttacctTATAATTTAACGAGATTTTGCATAGCGATCGTGTTAGCGTAGGTGCTCTTATTAAAGTTATCAATTCAAATAGCGGCATTTAAAAGCAGTTTATGTCATCAGTTTTTATCATTCCGTATCTGTAGAATTTTTGCTAGATTTCTTTTAAGCGCATAAAgcttaaagatttttttggttGCTTCAACTGCTGTTAGTTTCAGTTTGAAAGcgacaaaatatataattcatgTTATTGGAAAAATTGATGGTAACATTTATTAGCCGTTCAGAAGCGGCTTCGAAATTTTCTGAGACTCTAAATTTTATGGTAAATAGCACGCAAGAGAAGCTTTACTAAGTAGCTAGTAAGGTGAAATGATTGattatactataaatatatatacatatactataatatCCTCAGACTTTCAACTTATTATTCGAGCCAAACTTTTATGCCAAGAGTTTATGCatcttataattaaaaaaaaatttttaataaaaatttttgtcgCTAACAACTACATTTTGAAGCACGCTTTCAAACTGAAAACCACCGCAGTCTTcactttattttctattttcgtctattttttttttttggatttatcATGAGTTTTAGGTATCTTTAATAGAAGCTACGCAATATTTTCGCTATGAATCAAAACCGTTAGCTGCGACCGTTACTCGTATCTGTATTTGTTGTCTCATTGCTGCCGCTACTGCTGCTGATCTCGTCAGCCGTCTTAGCCGATTGCTCTTGCAGCGCCGATGCAGCCGCTGCCGCTACACCCGCTGCCACAGTGACCATCGGACGCATATGATGTACGGGTCGTATGGATTTAAGTTGTGTTGTACCGTTAAAACGCACATTTACCTCTCCAACCATGCTGAGTGGATGCATTTCTGCACTCGTCTGCGGTTGCTCTGTGGGCGCAATAATCGCGACAGCTGGCACAACTTTGCCACCAGGCGCTGTTGTTGCTGGCACACTGCCGGCGCCATACAAAGTTTGCCGACTGCTTAACGGTGATAGCGCCGTTGGTGTATTTTTGTAACCCATCCGACTGAAGAGGCTACCACCACTGCTGGAGCCTGTACTGAGtccgctgctgctgctattgCTGCTCGTGCTGGGTGGACTGAGTGGTGTGCCCACGCCACTGTCCACCTCAAGTGGGCTGCGTATGTTGGCGTTATCGAACGGCTGCTCCGACTGATTGGTCAACTTGAGTTCGCTTGGCTTCGTTTGTATGTCTGCCGAGTCTAGTAGGCGATTtggccgttgttgttgttgttgttgcgtttggTATTGGTTGTCGTCCAGCGAATTGCTAGCGCTATTTAATAACTTTCGCTgctgctgtgttgttgttgatgtttgagcattttgttgttgttgtgtatagCGTTGTTGTCTCAATTGTTCataggtgtgttcaaaaaaaggTGTCTTCTCCTTCTTCTTTTGTGGCGAACCATGTTCTTCTCTTTCGTTCAACTCTTCTAACACCTTTAGTGGAAACCCCAAATGGCTATTAACCGACACGGATTTGCCAATTTTGCGTTCAGTGAAGTGTGGCCGTCGGCGTTGACGTTCCAAATCGTCCAGCTGTTGCAGTATGCGTCGTACATCGCCGGGCAATTCGAGTTCGACATTTTGTTCGGCCAATTGAGCAACGAAGTGACCGAGCGTTTGTATAGTCAACTCCAGTGATTGTACTTGTGTTTGCAGCGAAGTGATTTGCGTTTGTTGAGAGGAGCGTGTCTTTTCCAGCTGTGCGATCGACGATTGAGCAAACTGTGTAAGGAAAATCGGAGAATTAGAAATAAGTTTTATGCTGAAAAAAATGTCTTTGCTGTTATTCAAAAGTGGACTAACCTGCAGCTGCTGTTCGAGATGCATATTGCGTGTTTTCTCTCGGTTCAACATCTCCAAATGGTGATTTGCTGTTGAGATCTCTTCTTGTAATACATTGTATTCCACATTATATTCGGTCAGCTGCTTGCTGACATCCAAAGTGAATACCTGCAATGTTTggaaatagaattaaaattgcAGTTATTATGAAGACCgtcaccaaaaaaaattaacaacacagAACTCGATATATCCTCGCCTAAATTTCGTACAAACTTaccaatttcattattttctccATTGTATGCGCTTCCATTTTCGGTACGACCGTCTTGAGATAATCCATAATTTCCTCAAAGTTGTCGCGTGCCAACAACTCGTCCTTGTGCACTGTTAGCAAAGCGATTGCGAATTTGAAAATCACCTCCGACGACTCGAGGAAAAGCAAATCGAAAACGCGTGCCACGAAACCCAACGGAAATTGTGAGCTAAATACAGTTAGAATCCAGGGTGCGGCGTACAGAGTGGGCGACACGTCATTCTGATCGAGCCAAATATATAATTCTGGCAAATGATCTTTGACGAGCCGCGAGAGTTGATATAACTGCAACTGAAATTTCTTCATATCCGGCAGATATTTAGTGCGCATCTGACGTCGAAACATGAGATGTTTGAGCAATTGAAAAGCGTCCGCCTCATCgcactaaataaaatataaaaatacagttaGCAATGAAATAGCTATAAATAACGGTAAATGCAATCACttacatgcaacaacaatatgccACATATGAAACCCAAGCCCTGACAGTAGCCCAACTCTGGATCGAGTATCGAATAGGCTTTCAGTAAATTGAACAGCGACAATTGTCCCACACCCAGTGGATCCTTGTAGAATTTATGATTAGGGAAGGTGCGACCCAGATCGATAAAGATGGCATGCTGATGTTCGGTGAGATTTTTCAGCAAAGTATGATAGGGCGtattgaaatttggaaatttccTTGTATCCACTGGTGCTGTGTTCATGGAATGCTGATCGGCGAGGAAGGTCCAAACGTCACCACGTTTCGAACGTGGCACACCACATTTAATCGCTTGTGCCAGCACTTTGGGATCCTTCTTATTGGCGATCTTCATGGAGTCACGTTCAATAATCTGTTCCCAACGCTCGATCAGTTGTTTGTCGCATGGCACGATCTCTTCATAGTCGAGTTTGATGCGTTTGAGCTCATTTTCATTTTGACGCGCCTGCAACATGGCATTCTCGGTTTCCATACGATTCAACAGTATGGTCTGACGTATGGCGGTCTTCCAGAGATCGCGAAGTTCCTCACGTGATCGTTTGCCGCGAATGCGTTCTATtgggaaaataattaattataagataaaatacattttgtacCTGAAAACTCACTTGTGATCCTCATTGGTGACATAAATTCATTCTGCGCATCGCCATCCATACCCTTCGATGGTGTTACCACGCTATTTAAAATGGCGTGACGCCATGAAGCTTTATGTGCTTCAGATTCCTTTGGACTGTTGCCAACTTTAATGAAACTGTACGAAAAAAAAAGTTCggataaaatatcaatattttataactaaaaaaatgtatctcTTACATATCCATCATGGGACTCTTCAAGTGCTCCGCATTCGGTTTACTCGGACTTGCGCTACCAATCGTGTTCGAACGTGAGCGGAAACCCTCCGGTGGTGTCTCGTTGCCACTGCGACTAACCGGATGTGGCTCGGCCGACTTCTCACGTATCTGATTATCGCGCAGATCATGCGCTATGCCAATGTCATCCTTGGATGCTTTACGTTTCAACAGATGATCAAATGAGTTGGTGAGCGAACGTTTGGCTTTCATGAAAATCGTACTACCACCCAAGTATTGATTCAAGAACTCTGAACGATTCTCAGCAGTGTCGTGCACATGCCTTTGTTGGCGTGACTCACAGTGCGCTCGTAAAAGCAtcattaaaaattgattttgttcCGACAGCGGTGAGCTGGTCTTCTCCGAACCATAGTACTTGGCCCAAATCATGTCCTGCTCATCGTCGGTGAGCGATTCTATGCGACGGAATATCATCGCTTGTGTTTTCTTTTCACTCAAACCTTCAATGTCGGTGCAGAGTTTGTGATACCACAACATTGGACAGTGTTCACATGAGAAAATCTGTGTGCCTTCCTTTTTCTTTTGTTCCGCGCATGTTACGAACGCTTGCGAAATGGCCGCCACTATGTCGTCGCACACATGATCCGACTGACATTTAAAGACATAACCTATGTAGCCATCATTATGCACCTCACGACAGATGATGCCGAAATGATCGGGATTCTTCTGTCCCTGTGCGCAACTGGCCACATCCTTGAAGTCCTTGTACAGTAAAACTTGCTTACGATCCGGCGAGATGAGCCGCAAATCAGAGCGCCCCACCAAAAAGACCATAGTGCGATTCTGCTCTACAAATGGCGGAATACAACCGTACGAAGCGGAACGATCGCGTTGCTTGGGTATGCTGTTGGGTGGGAGAGATTGTGGTAAACTATTAGacgtgcaaaaaaattttaggttTGCGAAAAAAGTATTACCGAAGTCTGAAAATAAGGGGTTTAACTATAGAAACTAAAGCATCATGCAAGACAAAAGCTtctaaaaacacaaaaagtacTATAAACGCTACTAagcaaatatacaacaaaaatatataactaaagtaatatttttttcactcagCTTGGAGCCTTGAACTAGCAACAAAATGCTGTTAAGAAGAATGCAACAAAAAGCTACAACTTTTTAAAGTACACAGTCGTTCTAATGCATGCCGCGGATGAAAAGCCAGAAAACGCTACAACGTCCTACTCACGTGTCGAGCGTTACGTAGGCTGGTTGTTGTGGTATCTTAAGCATTTGCTGTTGTGTCTCatctgctgttgctgttgttaccgttttttcttgttgcatCGCTGGCTCTTTTGTAGCCTCCTCCTGCGCTTGACGTGGCGGTGATGGATGTTTGTTGATTATAACATTCGGTGCAAGAGACACATCCGTCCTTGGACCTGCTTCGTTTTCTTCCTCAGTGCTTGTACTGTTGTTccgttttagttatttttattgtttaaggaAAAAAGGAATACGCGTTTTAAATTACACaactttcaactttttttagtgaaatttgAGATCAATTAACTTTTTAGAGATTTCTTATTGCGGTGCTGCAATAATTCTGTGCATTATaacggaaaattaaaaaaaaaaaaactcaatgaCCACTCGaaatatttgcaagtatataaatttatgcgCACAGAAGTATTGTAAGTGAGCATAAGTTTTAGAGCGATTAAATCCCAATAGCGTTCTTAATAAATATAAGGTACAGTGAATACTCACTACAAGTATAACGAAGTCTGATATAACATATAACGAATATATGACTGAGTTTCTAAGTAACGACCTAATTTAGCGAAATTTATCACAAACATAACgaagaatattttataaaaaaaacaaaataataaatacaaaactaaACGTTAATTGGGCTGCAccgaggctataatacccttcacaggtgtataacatgaaagggtataaaaatatcttgattttgatcagtcagttcgGAGATGTGAAAAACTTTACAAAAGAACTTAAGGAAGGAaaacgacgtgtgcaaaatttcagagcatcatctctgagggactagttcgcgaatACACAGGTGgctagacggacatggctaaatcgacactGCTCGACAcgatgatcatttatacatacttcATACTTCCctcgacagtcgggtctatgtaaccggaacggacaatgtttatccggccaaggaccgGAAGAAGAATGTTATCTGCCTGTAAACTAAATATATTCTGTTCAATGCACCATTATAAATTACATCGCATGCCCTTTAGTGCGTCGTTTTGCCACCACCAAGGTAACTTAACCTAACTTTTTATGAATCTAGTTTCCGATTGGTTTATATTGCATTTGGTAATAACACCTAGAATTCTAATTTGAAATGTATCACGTCAACCATTTGTATTGCGTGTGTTAAtcttatatgcacatacacacatacataaatatgtacttgaAAATACTCATATGGTCACTTACTCTTTTTTCACAGGAAGTTCAGTCTGGCTAATGCCGCGCAGTAATCGCTTCGGTAATTTATTCGGTTTGCTTGATGTTTTATGCTCGTCCCCAACGATTTGTGCAACGCCTTCCTCTGCAATGCTTTCCTTCACCGACTTGCGAGTGATTGCATCCTGCTGTTCACCTTCCGTTTCTGTCTCCGTCGATGTTTCGGCTTCTGTTTCCGCGGCCGCGCCTTCAAGCATTTCTGCCGCTGATTCTTCAGCATCACTCTCTTTGAAGGAAATCGTTTTCAGATCAAACGTTACGGTGCTACTATTGGCGTGCGCATTAACACTGCTGGACTCAACATTCAAGGAGAGTTTGCGATTAGACGCTGCAGCCGTTGATGTGGCGTTGGCCGTGGCAGTGGCGGTCAACTGCATGAGACGCGTACGTTGCGCGTCGTACGCCTTGAACTTGGGCAGGGCGTCATCGATGAATGAGAACGGCACGCGCTTGTGTGAGACACGTATTTTACCCACATACATGACCTCGAAGAAGTGCGTGTGATTGGGAGAGATATCGGCGAGCAATGACAGATTACTCTGCGCGGAGGTAGATGTCGGAATGTGTACCTGCGTATTTGGCAAGTTGGCTTAGTATGCGTGTTTATGGATATTTACGATACATTTATATTGATTGAAGTAGATGTACTTACGGTGCCCGCTGAGTTGCTCAAGCCATGTGTATACGATTTAGACGATTTCATCTTAGACGAAACAATATTGGGACTAGCATCATGTTGAGCATTGCGTACGGCTTCGCTAAGCTTGAGATTGGTAGCCGGTGTGGCATGTATGCCGTTGCCGGTGAGTGCGCGTTGCATGGACAAGTCATTGCTGGAGCCGTTGGCGACAAAGGTCTGCGGTATGCTGCCCACAGAGCCGCCAAGTGTGTGTGCAGGATCACGCATTTGATGCATGAGCTCCGCCATCTGCAAAACGAATAACAAAACAAATCCTTTAGTGTAACAAAATTACGGTAATTTAT
It contains:
- the cas gene encoding transcription factor castor translates to MSTQLEFIMQLYMMNLLQQQQQQQLQQQQQQQMHNLPSPSKREMEMDISSSTMTTATTFVDQTQQSQQQLQQQQQPQSQPHNPRTHLRKNSQTTTTTITNCSSSSSCTTRSPNSNSNSSIAIQQQQLHNTQHNKLSPLQQLLLGQLSAPPPPMLATTPPALTTSSNLLLTPTTPNSGMPAAAALSLAAAAYNVSTGSQLPVQTHIFPTNDLACDAGHITAANFLQSSTVTSTPTEDEERLEKVAEVAAASTQLDEEDCSPLDNASTTSNDVEDVSDTVTVEEEKYRAQAQDLSDRRTDRWRECRKSDAEECGIKGQQPQSDVAVEAVEVLDEDEEDEKPLASLLHSTAETRCLRTRSHADARNSANSLDGSSSVPYITPTKQPADSTHYPSQQNATIIQDVAGTFTQLTENENANMTPMSLAKTLLTPPSSDQLPTANNRKHSLHSTTQTLNPEPTQQSVGVTGLAGTSAIMSLNTVGSLDAFLQNEENLKNLRKVSSYLECENALCRQENLREHFHCFDEPCQGKILSKKDDIIRHLKWHKKRKESLLLGFARFSASDDCEPAYGAGCTYCWKQTHYHCVYEDCPKVYVSTSDVQMHANFHRKNSEIVQEGFRRFRAHENCKIEDCPFYGKKTSHYHCCREGCNHTFKNKADMDKHKSYHLRDYQLTQDGFKKILKTEACPFDGCKFSTVCNHIHCVREGCTYILHSSSQMISHKRKHDRLDGEQAYQNFKKLKDSSGEDSPASSATTLAATNTVATANITTHTTTPLSSLSADRFLARKRGRPPKKIELPVKTEPTKRIKLEPNTEQLAASAAANAQLANNNVPNNTQMPSAAAGLFPPPFLSNFNAATAAAAAAAAAQSMQMQDPNTPNMQLTHLMALFQLQNPLFYQNLYPGGMPANMANMLGAAAIAGVMPPASGLYGNMSAFSGPSGATIKSEYGEKQQQYKE